AAGTTCCTGTAAGAGCCGCTACTTGATCGGCCGCAGGCCCAGTTCGCCGCGCTCGAGGTCGATGCGCACCAGGTAGTGCCTGAGGAACTCGTGCCCGATGATGCCGCCCATTTCGTAGCCGAGCAGGGCACTGGGGGCATCAAGGTTCAACACCGCGACGGATCGCTGGGAGGTTCCCACGCCTGGCGCCAGCTCCAGATCCACAAACGGCAGCAGGAACGCGCCGCGGTCCCATCCCGACGTGCCGAATACCCGCACCGGCACCAGGCGCGTGTCGGGGGCCAAGGGCAGCCGGCTGGCCACTTTGCGGCTGACCGAGACCGCGGTGCCCCCGGTGTCCAGGATGAAGCTGGCGGGCGTGTCGCGGTTGAGCGTCCCCCGCACGGTGGCGAGGCGCTGCATCCGCAGGGGGAGGCGCGTGGGGAAGTCGGCCTCCGCAAAACGCCGCGACATGGTCAGCACGCCGCGTTCGTAGTCAATCTCCATGGAGAAACCCAGGGCGAGCGGCGAAAACCCGGCGCCCTCCTGCCGTGGAATCTCGGTCAGGGTCGGACTCTTGATAAGGCCCGGGATGTTGCGGATGCGAAAGTCGCCGATGAGCAATTCATCGATCCGCGCGACCTGCAGTACACGGAAACCCACACCGAAGCTGCCGACGCCGGCCGTCTGCAGCGTGAGGGTTGGCCGAACGCCGGCGCGCGCGGCGATGGCCGGCGGGAGCGTGGTCTGGTCGGTACCGGTGTCGAGCGCAAACTCCACCGGCGTGTTCCCGTTGACGCGGCCGCTGACGAGGAGCCGGTTGTCCACCACCCGGAACGGAATGGTGTAGCTCTCACGCCGGCTGATGACCTCGTACGGCACCCGGTCGTCAAAGCTGCGAAGGAACGCCGACTGGGCGGCGGCCCATTTCGCCATCTCGCTTTCGTCGCGTGACGGAATCAGATCGAGATACCGATCGAGCGCATCGGCGGCCGGCCGGAACTGCCGGGTCTCTTCGAGAATCGCGGCCAGCGTGTAGTGAAACGCCGGCTCTTTTGGAGAAGAGCTGATGGCCCGGCGCACATCGGCGAGCGCCGCATCAAACCGGCGGCGGGAGGCGTGAGAGCGCCCACGGCCGTGCAACGCAGTGGGGTCGCCGGCATCCACGGCCAGCGCGGCTTCATAACGGTTTTTCGGCCTCATCAAACAGGCCCGACGCCCACAGCGGAGTCGCCGTGCAGGGCCAGAGCCGGCGCCAGGTTGCCGTCACGCTCGGCGACGGCGGCGCCTTCCTTGGCCGCCTCCGCAAACAGGCTCAACCTGAGCAGCGCCCGCACCATGCCCGTGCCGGCCTTCACCCGCGTCAACGCTTCGTCGCTTTCGCGCACGGCGCGGTACGCGACGTAGGCCTCTTCGTACTGGAGACGCGACGTCAGGGTGTCGGACCTGGCCAGTTGGGTTTCCTGGGAAACCGGTTCCTGAGCTGACACCGTCAGCGTCAGGAGGATCATCGCGAGCGAACCTCGCGCCAAGCCTCTCATGGCGTGAAACATGATGGCCCGGAGCCTATCACGGAGGCTGGCCGCGTGGCTGCTGCCCATTGCTCGGCCGCGGCCGACCGGTTACATTGGAAGGACATGCCGTGGGTGATCCTGTTCCTGGCCGGGCTGCTTGAGGTGGCCTGGGCAGTCGGGTTGAAGTACACCGAAGGGTTTTCACGGCCTGTACCGTCGCTTCTGACAGGACTCGCGCTTGTGGCCAGCGTCTGGCTATTGGCGCTGTCTGTCCGGACCCTTCCCATCGGCACCGCCTACGCGGTGTGGACGGGGATCGGGGCCGTGGGCACGGTGATCGTCGGCATCCTGAAGTTCGGGGAGTCGGCCTCGGTGTTTAGAATTACGTGTGTGGGACTGATCGTCATCGGGCTGATCGGTTTGAAGTTCGCTCCAGGCAGCCGCTGACGGCGCCCGGACTAAGGCAGAGGAGATCGCAGCAAATCATCCCAAAGTCAGCGCGCAGAAACGCGCACGGGAACGGGCTCGACAGGAACGGCAGAAGGGAAAGACGGCGCGCCGCGGGGAGGCCAAAGACCGCAAGACCACGGCGCCTCGGAGCGGAGGCGGCGGTGACCCCCGACATCGAAGGCATCGTCCCGGGCCCCCAGGCATCCCGTGGGGTGATGACGCGCCGTGGGGTGAGGAAACACCGAAGAAGCGGAAGACGAGCCGGTCTCCTAGAAGATCCGCAGTCCCACTGACAGCCATCGGCCAGGCATCGGCACGCCGGCCACTTCGTGAAACGACCGGTCCAGCAGGTTACTGCCTTCGATGAAGGCATCGAACTTGCCTATGGTGCGGCTGAGCCGTGCGCCGATCAGCCAATGCTGCTGCCCATCCACGATCCGGTAGTCCGCGTTGAGCGCAGCGCGCACACCGGCGCCGACCGGCGTGGCCGCTGAGAGACCGGCTGAGTGCCGGGCGTACTCGAGGACGTAAGCTGGACAACAACGCAAGTTGCGGCGCGTCAACGCGTAACCCGGAATAGTGCAGGCGCAACAGCGTGGCGCCGACGTTGCCGTGGCGCCCAGTTCAACGCCAGACGTGGTCACGTCGCGCACGTTCGTGGTGCGCCATCGGTCGGTGGACACGCTGCGCACCCAGTCAATGACGTCCTGATCCCACCGGATGAACGGCGAGGCAGAAAATGTCCAGCCGCGTGTCATGAAATCGATGCCGCCATCAAGCGCGGAACCACGCTCGGGCAGGAGCGTGTCGCTCGCCTGATGGGCGGGGTCAGTGTAGAAGCGTTCGGTGAACGTCGGAATGCGGAAGCCCCGCGCCGCCGAT
This Acidobacteriota bacterium DNA region includes the following protein-coding sequences:
- a CDS encoding aspartyl protease family protein, which codes for MRPKNRYEAALAVDAGDPTALHGRGRSHASRRRFDAALADVRRAISSSPKEPAFHYTLAAILEETRQFRPAADALDRYLDLIPSRDESEMAKWAAAQSAFLRSFDDRVPYEVISRRESYTIPFRVVDNRLLVSGRVNGNTPVEFALDTGTDQTTLPPAIAARAGVRPTLTLQTAGVGSFGVGFRVLQVARIDELLIGDFRIRNIPGLIKSPTLTEIPRQEGAGFSPLALGFSMEIDYERGVLTMSRRFAEADFPTRLPLRMQRLATVRGTLNRDTPASFILDTGGTAVSVSRKVASRLPLAPDTRLVPVRVFGTSGWDRGAFLLPFVDLELAPGVGTSQRSVAVLNLDAPSALLGYEMGGIIGHEFLRHYLVRIDLERGELGLRPIK
- a CDS encoding TonB-dependent receptor, whose product is MDGWTASLDAGWRALRRASTFGHAWSPSVSVAAWLTPSMRVRASAARGFRIPTFTERFYTDPAHQASDTLLPERGSALDGGIDFMTRGWTFSASPFIRWDQDVIDWVRSVSTDRWRTTNVRDVTTSGVELGATATSAPRCCACTIPGYALTRRNLRCCPAYVLEYARHSAGLSAATPVGAGVRAALNADYRIVDGQQHWLIGARLSRTIGKFDAFIEGSNLLDRSFHEVAGVPMPGRWLSVGLRIF
- the sugE gene encoding quaternary ammonium compound efflux SMR transporter SugE, coding for MPWVILFLAGLLEVAWAVGLKYTEGFSRPVPSLLTGLALVASVWLLALSVRTLPIGTAYAVWTGIGAVGTVIVGILKFGESASVFRITCVGLIVIGLIGLKFAPGSR